Proteins encoded by one window of Arabidopsis thaliana chromosome 2, partial sequence:
- the GRF9 gene encoding general regulatory factor 9 (general regulatory factor 9 (GRF9); FUNCTIONS IN: protein phosphorylated amino acid binding, calcium ion binding; LOCATED IN: chloroplast stroma, nucleus, plasma membrane, cytoplasm; EXPRESSED IN: 24 plant structures; EXPRESSED DURING: 15 growth stages; CONTAINS InterPro DOMAIN/s: 14-3-3 protein (InterPro:IPR000308); BEST Arabidopsis thaliana protein match is: general regulatory factor 12 (TAIR:AT1G26480.1); Has 35333 Blast hits to 34131 proteins in 2444 species: Archae - 798; Bacteria - 22429; Metazoa - 974; Fungi - 991; Plants - 531; Viruses - 0; Other Eukaryotes - 9610 (source: NCBI BLink).) — MGSGKERDTFVYLAKLSEQAERYEEMVESMKSVAKLNVDLTVEERNLLSVGYKNVIGSRRASWRIFSSIEQKEAVKGNDVNVKRIKEYMEKVELELSNICIDIMSVLDEHLIPSASEGESTVFFNKMKGDYYRYLAEFKSGNERKEAADQSLKAYEIATTAAEAKLPPTHPIRLGLALNFSVFYYEIMNAPERACHLAKQAFDEAISELDTLNEESYKDSTLIMQLLRDNLTLWTSDISEEGDDAHKTNGSAKPGAGGDDAE, encoded by the exons ATGGGTTCTGGAAAAGAGCGTGACACTTTCGTCTACCTCGCTAAGCTCTCTGAGCAAGCTGAGCGTTATGAAG AAATGGTGGAATCAATGAAAAGTGTTGCGAAATTGAATGTTGATCTGACGGTGGAAGAGAGGAACTTACTCTCTGTGGGTTACAAGAACGTGATTGGTTCAAGGAGAGCTTCGTGGAGGATCTTCTCGTCGATTGAACAAAAGGAAGCAGTGAAAGGGAATGATGTTAATGTAAAGAGGATCAAAGAGTATATGGAGAAGGTTGAGTTAGAGCTTTCTAACATATGCATTGATATTATGTCTGTCTTAGATGAGCATCTCATTCCTTCGGCTTCCGAGGGTGAATCTACTGTCTTCTTCAACAAGAT gAAAGGTGACTATTACCGCTATCTTGCTGAGTTCAAATCAGGGAACGAGAGGAAAGAGGCTGCTGATCAGTCTTTGAAAGCCTATGAG ATTGCTACTACTGCTGCTGAGGCTAAGCTCCCTCCAACACACCCTATCAGATTGGGTTTGGCTTTGAATTTCTCTGTCTTCTACTACGAGATCATGAACGCACCTGAAAG GGCATGTCACCTTGCTAAGCAGGCGTTCGATGAAGCTATCTCAGAGCTTGACACTCTGAACGAGGAATCCTACAAAGATAGCACCTTAATAATGCAACTCCTTAGGGACAATCTGACCTTGTGGACTTCTGACATCTCAGAAGAAGGAG ACGATGCTCATAAGACGAATGGTTCTGCCAAACCTGGTGCTGGTGGAGACGATGCAGAG TGA
- the TBL39 gene encoding TRICHOME BIREFRINGENCE-LIKE 39 (TRICHOME BIREFRINGENCE-LIKE 39 (TBL39); INVOLVED IN: biological_process unknown; LOCATED IN: vacuole; EXPRESSED IN: 21 plant structures; EXPRESSED DURING: 12 growth stages; CONTAINS InterPro DOMAIN/s: Protein of unknown function DUF231, plant (InterPro:IPR004253); BEST Arabidopsis thaliana protein match is: Plant protein of unknown function (DUF828) (TAIR:AT2G31110.2); Has 1331 Blast hits to 1312 proteins in 27 species: Archae - 0; Bacteria - 0; Metazoa - 0; Fungi - 2; Plants - 1329; Viruses - 0; Other Eukaryotes - 0 (source: NCBI BLink).): MGFTSRGNPSFLFFFFFFLCLSTVSAYINSTSSNNDEVRRELASGRCNWFRGNWVYDVKYPLYDPYKCPFIDPQFNCKKYGRPDNAYLKYRWQPSSCSLPRFNGLYFLRRMRGKKIMFVGDSLSTNMWQSLACLIHSWVPNTRYTLIRQKGLASLTFEEYGVTLLLYRTQFLVDLNVEKVGRVLKLDSIKQGNMWRGMDVLIFNSWHWWTHTEHIQPWDYMEDGNRLYKDMNRLVAFYKGMTTWARWVNAYVDPSKTKVFFNGVSPTHYEGKDWGEPMNSCRSQTQPFYGRKYPGGTPMAWVILNKVMRRLKKPVHWLDITGLSQLRKDAHPSAFSGNHPGNDCSHWCLPGLPDTWNLLFYSTLFSS; encoded by the exons atgggTTTCACTTCCCGAGGAAAcccttcttttctcttcttcttcttcttcttcctctgtctctCCACAGTCTCTGCTTACATCAACAGCACAAGCAGCAATAATGATGAAGTAAGAAGAGAGCTAGCTTCTGGGAGATGTAATTGGTTTAGAGGGAATTGGGTTTATGATGTAAAGTACCCACTTTATGATCCTTATAAATGTCCATTCATAGATCCACAGTTTAACTGTAAGAAGTATGGTCGTCCTGACAATGCTTACCTTAAGTATCGATGGCAACCATCTTCTTGCTCTCTCCCCAG attCAATGGGTTGTATTTCTTGAGGAGGATGAGAGGGAAGAAGATAATGTTCGTTGGAGATTCACTAAGCACAAACATGTGGCAATCTCTTGCTTGTCTAATTCACTCTTGGGTTCCTAACACTCGTTACACTCTTATTCGCCAAAAGGGTCTTGCTTCACTTACCTTTGAG GAATACGGAGTGACGTTGTTGCTATACAGAACACAGTTCTTGGTAGATTTGAATGTGGAGAAAGTTGGGAGAGTGCTTAAGCTTGATTCCATTAAGCAAGGGAATATGTGGAGAGGCATGGACGTTTTGATTTTCAACTCGTGGCATTGGTGGACACACACCGAACACATTCAGCC GTGGGATTACATGGAAGATGGGAATAGGTTGTACAAAGACATGAACCGGCTCGTTGCTTTCTACAAAGGAATGACCACTTGGGCTCGATGGGTTAATGCTTACGTCGATCCTTCTAAGACTAAAGTCTTCTTCAACGGCGTGTCTCCTACTCATTACGA GGGAAAGGATTGGGGAGAGCCAATGAACTCATGTAGGAGTCAAACGCAGCCATTTTACGGAAGGAAGTATCCAGGAGGGACACCAATGGCTTGGGTGATTCTAAACAAAGTGATgaggagattgaagaaacCGGTCCATTGGCTCGATATAACCGGTCTGTCTCAGCTTCGTAAAGATGCTCATCCTTCTGCTTTCAGTGGGAACCATCCTGGTAATGACTGTAGCCATTGGTGTCTCCCTGGTTTGCCTGATACTTGGAACTTGCTCTTTTACTctactcttttctcttcttaa
- the TTL3 gene encoding tetratricopetide-repeat thioredoxin-like 3 (tetratricopetide-repeat thioredoxin-like 3 (TTL3); FUNCTIONS IN: binding; INVOLVED IN: brassinosteroid mediated signaling pathway, auxin mediated signaling pathway, leaf vascular tissue pattern formation; EXPRESSED IN: 22 plant structures; EXPRESSED DURING: 13 growth stages; CONTAINS InterPro DOMAIN/s: Molecular chaperone, heat shock protein, Hsp40, DnaJ (InterPro:IPR015609), Tetratricopeptide TPR-1 (InterPro:IPR001440), Thioredoxin fold (InterPro:IPR012335), Tetratricopeptide-like helical (InterPro:IPR011990), Thioredoxin domain (InterPro:IPR013766), Tetratricopeptide repeat-containing (InterPro:IPR013026), Thioredoxin-like fold (InterPro:IPR012336), Tetratricopeptide repeat (InterPro:IPR019734); BEST Arabidopsis thaliana protein match is: tetratricopetide-repeat thioredoxin-like 4 (TAIR:AT3G58620.1); Has 21212 Blast hits to 11305 proteins in 1032 species: Archae - 491; Bacteria - 3820; Metazoa - 5890; Fungi - 2224; Plants - 2157; Viruses - 6; Other Eukaryotes - 6624 (source: NCBI BLink).) produces MSHSRRLSLEPAIDSITGRFRDLQRNDDDVNKPDFRELDLGSPVSTLMPRGSASSSAAATPTSSSGSSGSASGKPSVSSQMAKRLDDAYKSHSGELSSPGSGMPTTTRILKPGHRRSSSTGTPLIFSGSSFTSATSHTSPQGGGSGATSAVSPNTGVLPAGNICPSGRILKTGMASRTSSRTETLCTGTGNYGHGNVVRSGGGGGTSGKAVRVAENGENPEELKRMGNDMYRRGSFSEALSLYDRAILISPGNAAYRSNRAAALTALRRLGEAVKECLEAVRIDPSYSRAHQRLASLYLRLGEAENARRHICFSGQCPDQADLQRLQTLEKHLRRCWEARKIGDWKTAIKETDAAIANGADSSPQLVACKAEAFLRLKQIEDSDFCVSCIPRLDHHYHSQPQVKLFGMVVEAYVLCIQAQVDMALGRFENAVVKAERAAMLDQTNPEVVSVLNNVKMVVRARTRGNELFSSGRFSEACVAYGDGLKQDDSNSVLYCNRAACWYKLGLWEKSVEDCNHALKSQPSYIKALLRRAASYGKLGRWEDAVKDYEFLRRELPGDSEVAESLERAKTVLMNRSQESKSLGFNNEVEAVSTLDKFKKSVALPGVSVFHFKSSSNRQCEEISPFINTLCLRYPLVHFFMVDVEESMALAKAESIRKVPTFKMYKNGDKVKEMVCPSHQFLEDSIKHFLL; encoded by the exons ATGTCTCATTCTAGAAGACTTTCGTTGGAACCTGCTATAGATTCAATCACTGGTCGATTTCGTGATTTACAGAGAAATGATGATGACGTCAACAAACCTGATTTTCGAGAACTCGATCTAGGTTCTCCTGTTTCTACCTTAATGCCACGTggctctgcttcttcttccgcTGCTGCGACTCCTACTAGCAGCTCTGGCTCTTCTGGCTCTGCTTCTGGTAAACCGTCGGTGAGTTCTCAGATGGCTAAACGGTTAGATGATGCTTACAAGAGTCATTCCGGTGAGCTTTCTAGCCCCGGATCCGGAATGCCGACCACGACCCGGATTCTTAAACCGGGTCATAGAAGATCTTCTTCTACTGGCACGCCTTTGATCTTCTCTGGCTCTAGCTTTACTTCAGCAACGAGTCACACCTCGCCACAAGGAGGTGGTAGCGGTGCTACGTCGGCAGTGTCTCCCAATACTGGCGTTTTACCGGCGGGAAATATTTGTCCGTCGGGTCGGATCTTGAAAACTGGAATGGCGTCTCGGACTTCAAGTAGGACTGAGACTCTATGCACAGGAACTGGTAATTACGGACATGGAAACGTTGTACGcagcggcggaggaggaggaaccAGCGGAAAGGCGGTGAGAGTGGCGGAGAATGGCGAAAACCCGGAGGAGTTGAAGAGAATGGGGAATGATATGTATAGGAGAGGGAGTTTCTCTGAAGCTCTGTCGCTTTATGACAGAGCAATTTTGATTTCACCGGGAAATGCAGCTTACAGAAGCAACCGTGCCGCGGCTTTAACGGCATTGAGGCGGTTAGGAGAAGCCGTTAAAGAATGTCTTGAAGCTGTTAGGATTGATCCTTCTTACTCCAGAGCTCACCAAAGACTTGCTTCTCTCTATCTCAG ATTGGGTGAAGCTGAGAATGCAAGACgtcacatttgtttttctggtCAATGTCCGGATCAAGCTGATCTCCAACGGCTACAGACGCTGGAGAAGCATCTCCGACGATGCTGGGAGGCTCGAAAGATTGGAGATTGGAAAACCGCGATTAAGGAAACCGATGCAGCCATTGCAAACGGCGCTGATTCGTCTCCTCAG CTTGTAGCTTGTAAAGCAGAAGCCTTTTTGCGTCTTAAGCAAATAGAGGATTCGGATTTTTGTGTATCTTGCATTCCAAGATTGGATCATCATTACCATTCTCAACCGCAGGTGAAACTCTTTGGTATGGTAGTTGAAGCTTATGTGCTCTGTATCCAAGCTCAAGTTGATATGGCATTAGGAAG ATTTGAGAATGCGGTTGTCAAGGCAGAGAGAGCTGCGATGCTTGATCAAACCAATCCTGAGGTTGTATCAGTTTTAAACAATGTGAAGATGGTTGTGCGGGCACGTACTCGTGGTAATGAGCTATTTAGTTCGGGGAGATTCTCGGAAGCGTGTGTAGCTTATGGAGACGGTCTCAAGCAAGATGACTCCAATTCGGTTTTGTACTGCAACAGAGCAGCGTGTTGGTATAAGCTCGGTTTGTGGGAGAAATCTGTTGAAGATTGTAACCATGCGCTCAAAAGCCAGCCTAGTTACATCAAGGCACTTCTACGTAGGGCTGCTTCATATGGAAAG CTTGGTAGGTGGGAGGATGCGGTTAAAGATTATGAGTTCTTGAGAAGAGAACTTCCAGGAGACAGTGAAGTTGCAGAGTCTCTAGAGAGAGCGAAAACAGTGCTAATGAACAGAAGCCAAGAATCTAAAAGCCTAGGTTTCAATAATGAAGTTGAAGCGGTTTCGACTTTGGATAAGTTCAAGAAATCCGTAGCACTTCCCG GTGTCTCTGtatttcatttcaaatcatcatcaaaccgACAATGCGAAGAAATTTCTCCATTCATCAACACTTTATGTCTTCGGTATCCATTAGTACATTTCTTTATG GTGGATGTGGAGGAGAGCATGGCGTTGGCGAAAGCAGAGAGTATCAGGAAAGTTCCGACATTTAAGATGTACAAGAATGGAGATAAAGTGAAGGAGATGGTTTGTCCTAGCCATCAGTTTCTAGAGGACTCTATAAAGCATTTCCTCTTATGA
- the GRF9 gene encoding general regulatory factor 9 (general regulatory factor 9 (GRF9); FUNCTIONS IN: protein phosphorylated amino acid binding, calcium ion binding; LOCATED IN: chloroplast stroma, nucleus, plasma membrane, cytoplasm; EXPRESSED IN: 24 plant structures; EXPRESSED DURING: 15 growth stages; CONTAINS InterPro DOMAIN/s: 14-3-3 protein (InterPro:IPR000308); BEST Arabidopsis thaliana protein match is: general regulatory factor 12 (TAIR:AT1G26480.1); Has 2711 Blast hits to 2702 proteins in 385 species: Archae - 0; Bacteria - 4; Metazoa - 1258; Fungi - 332; Plants - 762; Viruses - 0; Other Eukaryotes - 355 (source: NCBI BLink).), with the protein MGSGKERDTFVYLAKLSEQAERYEEMVESMKSVAKLNVDLTVEERNLLSVGYKNVIGSRRASWRIFSSIEQKEAVKGNDVNVKRIKEYMEKVELELSNICIDIMSVLDEHLIPSASEGESTVFFNKMKGDYYRYLAEFKSGNERKEAADQSLKAYEIATTAAEAKLPPTHPIRLGLALNFSVFYYEIMNAPERACHLAKQAFDEAISELDTLNEESYKDSTLIMQLLRDNLTLWTSDISEEGGDDAHKTNGSAKPGAGGDDAE; encoded by the exons ATGGGTTCTGGAAAAGAGCGTGACACTTTCGTCTACCTCGCTAAGCTCTCTGAGCAAGCTGAGCGTTATGAAG AAATGGTGGAATCAATGAAAAGTGTTGCGAAATTGAATGTTGATCTGACGGTGGAAGAGAGGAACTTACTCTCTGTGGGTTACAAGAACGTGATTGGTTCAAGGAGAGCTTCGTGGAGGATCTTCTCGTCGATTGAACAAAAGGAAGCAGTGAAAGGGAATGATGTTAATGTAAAGAGGATCAAAGAGTATATGGAGAAGGTTGAGTTAGAGCTTTCTAACATATGCATTGATATTATGTCTGTCTTAGATGAGCATCTCATTCCTTCGGCTTCCGAGGGTGAATCTACTGTCTTCTTCAACAAGAT gAAAGGTGACTATTACCGCTATCTTGCTGAGTTCAAATCAGGGAACGAGAGGAAAGAGGCTGCTGATCAGTCTTTGAAAGCCTATGAG ATTGCTACTACTGCTGCTGAGGCTAAGCTCCCTCCAACACACCCTATCAGATTGGGTTTGGCTTTGAATTTCTCTGTCTTCTACTACGAGATCATGAACGCACCTGAAAG GGCATGTCACCTTGCTAAGCAGGCGTTCGATGAAGCTATCTCAGAGCTTGACACTCTGAACGAGGAATCCTACAAAGATAGCACCTTAATAATGCAACTCCTTAGGGACAATCTGACCTTGTGGACTTCTGACATCTCAGAAGAAGGAG GAGACGATGCTCATAAGACGAATGGTTCTGCCAAACCTGGTGCTGGTGGAGACGATGCAGAG TGA
- the PPC2 gene encoding phosphoenolpyruvate carboxylase 2 gives MAARNLEKMASIDAQLRLLAPGKVSEDDKLIEYDALLLDRFLDILQDLHGEDVREFVQECYEVAADYDGNRNTEKLEELGNMLTSLDPGDSIVVTKSFSNMLSLANLAEEVQIAYRRRIKKLKKGDFADEASATTESDIEETLKRLLQLNKTPEEVFDALKNQTVDLVLTAHPTQSVRRSLLQKFGRIRDCLTQLYAKDITPDDKQELDEALQREIQAAFRTDEIRRTPPTPQDEMRAGMSYFHETIWKGVPKFLRRVDTALKNIGINERVPYNAPLIQFSSWMGGDRDGNPRVTPEVTRDVCLLARMMAANLYFSQIEDLMFEMSMWRCNEELRVRAERQRCAKRDAKHYIEFWKQIPANEPYRAILGDVRDKLYNTRERARQLLSSGVSDVPEDAVFTSVDQFLEPLELCYRSLCDCGDRPIADGSLLDFLRQVSTFGLALVKLDIRQESERHSDVLDAITTHLGIGSYKEWSEDKRQEWLLSELSGKRPLFGPDLPKTEEVADVLDTFKVISELPSDSFGAYIISMATAPSDVLAVELLQRECGITDPLRVVPLFEKLADLESAPAAVARLFSIEWYRNRINGKQEVMIGYSDSGKDAGRLSAAWQLYKTQEELVKVAKEYGVKLTMFHGRGGTVGRGGGPTHLAILSQPPDTIHGQLRVTVQGEVIEQSFGEEHLCFRTLQRFTAATLEHGMHPPVSPKPEWRVLMDEMAIIATEEYRSVVFKEPRFVEYFRLATPELEYGRMNIGSRPSKRKPSGGIESLRAIPWIFAWTQTRFHLPVWLGFGGAFKRVIQKDSKNLNMLKEMYNQWPFFRVTIDLVEMVFAKGDPGIAALYDRLLVSEELQPFGEQLRVNYQETRRLLLQVAGHKDILEGDPYLRQRLQLRDPYITTLNVCQAYTLKQIRDPSFHVKVRPHLSKDYMESSPAAELVKLNPKSEYAPGLEDTVILTMKGIAAGMQNTG, from the exons ATGGCTGCGAGAAATTTGGAGAAGATGGCTTCTATTGATGCTCAGCTCAGGCTTCTTGCTCCTGGCAAGGTTTCTGAAGACGACAAGCTTATCGAGTACGATGCTCTGTTACTGGATCGATTTCTCGATATTCTTCAGGATTTGCATGGCGAGGATGTCAGAGAATTC GTTCAAGAATGCTACGAAGTTGCAGCTGATTACGATGGAAACCGCAACACTGAGAAGCTTGAGGAGCTTGGAAATATGCTGACGAGTTTGGATCCAGGGGATTCAATTGTTGTCACTAAATCATTCTCCAACATGCTTAGCTTGGCTAATCTGGCTGAGGAAGTCCAGATTGCTTACCGGCGTAGGATTAAGAAACTCAAGAAAGGTGATTTCGCTGATGAGGCCTCTGCAACAACGGAATCTGACATTGAAGAGACTCTCAAGAGGCTTTTGCAGCTTAACAAGACTCCTGAAGAGGTCTTTGATGCTCTTAAGAATCAGACTGTTGACTTGGTTTTAACTGCTCATCCCACTCAATCTGTTCGTCGGTCTTTGCTCCAAAAGTTTGGAAG GATTCGTGATTGTTTGACGCAGTTATATGCAAAGGACATTACTCCTGATGACAAACAAGAACTCGATGAAGCTCTGCAACGAGAG ATTCAAGCTGCTTTTCGCACAGATGAAATCCGAAGAACTCCTCCTACACCGCAAGATGAAATGAGAGCAGGGATGAGCTACTTCCATGAGACAATCTGGAAAGGAGTTCCAAAGTTCTTAAGACGTGTTGACACAGCTTTAAAGAACATTGGAATCAACGAGCGTGTTCCTTACAATGCGCCTCTCATTCAGTTCTCTTCTTGGATGGGCGGAGACCGTGATG GAAACCCGCGAGTAACTCCTGAAGTTACAAGAGATGTATGCTTATTAGCTAGAATGATGGCTGCTAATCTCTACTTCTCCCAGATAGAAGATCTTATGTTTGAG ATGTCTATGTGGCGTTGCAATGAGGAACTTCGGGTTCGTGCAGAACGTCAAAGATGTGCGAAGAGGGATGCAAAACACTATATAG AATTCTGGAAACAAATCCCTGCGAATGAGCCATACCGAGCTATTCTTGGAGATGTGAGGGACAAGCTGTACAACACACGTGAGCGTGCACGTCAGTTATTGTCAAGCGGAGTTTCGGACGTTCCCGAAGACGCGGTTTTCACAAGTGTGGATCAG TTTTTGGAGCCACTTGAGCTTTGTTACAGGTCGCTCTGTGATTGCGGTGACAGACCTATTGCTGATGGAAGCCTGCTTGATTTCTTACGCCAAGTGTCAACATTTGGCCTTGCTCTTGTGAAACTTGATATCCGTCAAGAATCTGAAAGACACTCTGATGTCTTGGATGCCATCACGACGCACTTAGGTATTGGTTCTTACAAAGAATGGTCGGAGGATAAAAGACAGGAATGGCTGTTATCTGAGCTAAGCGGGAAACGCCCTCTCTTTGGACCGGATCTTCCCAAAACCGAAGAGGTTGCAGATGTGTTGGACACTTTCAAAGTCATTTCTGAGCTTCCTTCGGATAGTTTTGGTGCTTATATTATCTCAATGGCCACTGCTCCATCAGACGTGCTCGCTGTTGAGCTTTTGCAACGCGAATGCGGGATCACTGATCCTCTGAGAGTTGTCCCGTTGTTCGAGAAGCTAGCGGATTTAGAATCCGCACCTGCTGCAGTTGCCCGTCTCTTCTCCATAGAATGGTACAGAAACAGGATCAATGGAAAGCAAGAAGTCATGATCGGGTACTCTGACTCGGGCAAAGATGCTGGTCGTTTATCAGCGGCTTGGCAGTTATACAAGACTCAAGAAGAGCTCGTGAAGGTGGCAAAAGAATACGGAGTCAAGCTGACAATGTTCCACGGAAGAGGTGGGACCGTTGGACGAGGAGGTGGACCTACCCATCTTGCTATTTTGTCTCAGCCTCCGGATACCATTCATGGGCAATTGAGGGTAACGGTTCAAGGTGAAGTTATTGAACAGTCTTTCGGAGAAGAGCACTTATGCTTTAGGACTCTTCAGCGTTTCACAGCTGCAACACTTGAGCATGGAATGCATCCACCGGTTTCCCCTAAGCCTGAGTGGCGTGTCCTCATGGATGAAATGGCTATAATTGCCACTGAAGAATACCGTTCTGTTGTCTTCAAGGAGCCCCGTTTTGTTGAGTACTTCCGTCTG GCAACACCAGAGCTCGAGTATGGAAGGATGAACATAGGAAGCCGACCATCAAAACGTAAACCAAGCGGAGGAATCGAGTCGCTGCGTGCAATCCCGTGGATCTTTGCGTGGACTCAGACGAGGTTTCACTTACCCGTGTGGCTTGGCTTTGGAGGAGCATTCAAACGCGTGATACAGAAGGACAGTAAGAATCTCAACATGCTCAAAGAGATGTACAACCAATGGCCATTCTTCCGTGTCACAATTGATCTAGTCGAAATGGTTTTCGCCAAAGGAGATCCCGGAATTGCGGCTCTGTATGACCGCCTCCTCGTCTCTGAAGAACTTCAACCATTCGGTGAACAACTTCGAGTTAACTACCAAGAGACCAGACGCCTCCTCCTCCAG GTTGCAGGTCACAAAGACATTTTAGAAGGTGACCCTTACTTGAGGCAAAGGCTGCAGCTTCGTGACCCATACATCACGACATTGAACGTGTGTCAAGCCTATACACTCAAGCAGATCCGTGACCCAAGCTTCCACGTCAAAGTCCGGCCACATCTCTCTAAGGACTACATGGAGTCTAGTCCAGCGGCTGAGCTCGTGAAACTGAATCCAAAGAGTGAATACGCACCGGGACTTGAAGATACGGTTATCCTCACCATGAAGGGTATCGCTGCTGGTATGCAAAACACCGGTTAA
- the GRF9 gene encoding general regulatory factor 9 (general regulatory factor 9 (GRF9); FUNCTIONS IN: protein phosphorylated amino acid binding, calcium ion binding; LOCATED IN: chloroplast stroma, nucleus, plasma membrane, cytoplasm; EXPRESSED IN: 24 plant structures; EXPRESSED DURING: 15 growth stages; CONTAINS InterPro DOMAIN/s: 14-3-3 protein (InterPro:IPR000308); BEST Arabidopsis thaliana protein match is: general regulatory factor 12 (TAIR:AT1G26480.1); Has 35333 Blast hits to 34131 proteins in 2444 species: Archae - 798; Bacteria - 22429; Metazoa - 974; Fungi - 991; Plants - 531; Viruses - 0; Other Eukaryotes - 9610 (source: NCBI BLink).): MGSGKERDTFVYLAKLSEQAERYEEMVESMKSVAKLNVDLTVEERNLLSVGYKNVIGSRRASWRIFSSIEQKEAVKGNDVNVKRIKEYMEKVELELSNICIDIMSVLDEHLIPSASEGESTVFFNKMKGDYYRYLAEFKSGNERKEAADQSLKAYEIATTAAEAKLPPTHPIRLGLALNFSVFYYEIMNAPERACHLAKQAFDEAISELDTLNEESYKDSTLIMQLLRDNLTLWTSDISEEGGDDAHKTNGSAKPGAGGDDAEVSIRDSFTRGKSN; this comes from the exons ATGGGTTCTGGAAAAGAGCGTGACACTTTCGTCTACCTCGCTAAGCTCTCTGAGCAAGCTGAGCGTTATGAAG AAATGGTGGAATCAATGAAAAGTGTTGCGAAATTGAATGTTGATCTGACGGTGGAAGAGAGGAACTTACTCTCTGTGGGTTACAAGAACGTGATTGGTTCAAGGAGAGCTTCGTGGAGGATCTTCTCGTCGATTGAACAAAAGGAAGCAGTGAAAGGGAATGATGTTAATGTAAAGAGGATCAAAGAGTATATGGAGAAGGTTGAGTTAGAGCTTTCTAACATATGCATTGATATTATGTCTGTCTTAGATGAGCATCTCATTCCTTCGGCTTCCGAGGGTGAATCTACTGTCTTCTTCAACAAGAT gAAAGGTGACTATTACCGCTATCTTGCTGAGTTCAAATCAGGGAACGAGAGGAAAGAGGCTGCTGATCAGTCTTTGAAAGCCTATGAG ATTGCTACTACTGCTGCTGAGGCTAAGCTCCCTCCAACACACCCTATCAGATTGGGTTTGGCTTTGAATTTCTCTGTCTTCTACTACGAGATCATGAACGCACCTGAAAG GGCATGTCACCTTGCTAAGCAGGCGTTCGATGAAGCTATCTCAGAGCTTGACACTCTGAACGAGGAATCCTACAAAGATAGCACCTTAATAATGCAACTCCTTAGGGACAATCTGACCTTGTGGACTTCTGACATCTCAGAAGAAGGAG GAGACGATGCTCATAAGACGAATGGTTCTGCCAAACCTGGTGCTGGTGGAGACGATGCAGAGGTAAGTATAAGAGATTCCTTTACTCGGggtaaatcaaattaa